In Mycobacterium sp. Aquia_216, a genomic segment contains:
- a CDS encoding cytidine deaminase, producing MPDIDWDLLRDKAIQAAAGAYAPYSQFPVGAASLVDDGRVVTGCNVENVSYGLGLCAECGVVSALHATGGGRLIALVCVDSQGALLMPCGRCRQVLLEHGGREMLIAHPAGPRRLEQLLPDPFDGDDLARERP from the coding sequence ATGCCTGATATTGATTGGGATCTACTGCGGGACAAAGCAATACAGGCAGCGGCGGGGGCTTATGCCCCGTATTCGCAATTCCCGGTGGGTGCGGCCTCGTTGGTCGACGACGGCCGCGTGGTGACCGGCTGCAATGTGGAAAATGTCTCATATGGCCTAGGTCTCTGTGCCGAATGCGGAGTGGTGTCTGCCCTGCATGCGACCGGTGGCGGCCGGCTGATTGCCCTGGTGTGCGTTGACTCACAAGGAGCGTTGCTGATGCCATGCGGACGTTGCCGGCAAGTGCTGCTGGAGCACGGCGGACGAGAGATGCTGATCGCGCATCCGGCCGGGCCCCGTCGCCTCGAGCAGCTGCTGCCCGATCCGTTCGATGGCGACGATCTGGCCCGGGAACGTCCTTGA
- a CDS encoding thymidine phosphorylase: protein MTDFAFDAPTVIRTKRDGARLSDAAIDWVIDAYTDGRVADEQMAALLMAIFWRGMDHGEIARWTAAMVASGDRLDFSELRVGGKSLATVDKHSTGGVGDKTTLVLVPVVAACGGAVPKVSGRGLGHTGGTLDKLESIAGFTAEISNQQVRQQLFDVGAAIFGAGELAPADKKLYALRDITATVDSLPLIASSIMSKKLAEGIGALVLDVKVGDGALMESEAQCRELAHTMVALGAAHGVPTRAVLTDMNCPLGATVGNALEVAEALEVLAGGGPLDVVELTIRLAAEMLELAGIDGRDPGQTLRDGSAMDRFRRLVAAQGGDLSVPLPIGSHSETVIAARSGTMGTIDAMAVGLAAWRLGAGRSRPGGQVQFGAGVRIHRRPGQPVAAGEPLFTLYTDTPERFGAAMAELDGGWSVGDTAPASRPLIIDRITQ, encoded by the coding sequence TTGACCGACTTCGCATTCGACGCCCCGACGGTGATCAGGACCAAGCGCGACGGGGCCCGGTTGTCCGATGCCGCGATCGACTGGGTCATCGACGCCTACACCGATGGCCGCGTTGCCGACGAACAGATGGCGGCGTTGCTGATGGCGATCTTTTGGCGCGGCATGGACCACGGCGAGATCGCCAGGTGGACGGCGGCGATGGTGGCATCGGGCGACCGCTTGGATTTCAGCGAGCTGCGCGTGGGCGGGAAATCGTTGGCCACCGTGGACAAGCATTCGACCGGCGGGGTCGGCGACAAGACCACGCTGGTGTTGGTGCCGGTGGTCGCCGCCTGTGGTGGCGCGGTACCCAAGGTCTCCGGCCGCGGGCTGGGCCATACCGGCGGCACGCTGGACAAGCTGGAATCCATCGCGGGCTTCACCGCGGAAATCTCCAATCAGCAAGTGCGCCAACAACTGTTCGACGTTGGTGCGGCGATCTTCGGGGCCGGCGAGCTGGCACCCGCCGACAAGAAGCTCTATGCGCTGCGCGACATCACCGCGACGGTCGACTCGTTGCCGTTGATCGCCAGTTCGATCATGAGCAAAAAGCTGGCCGAGGGCATCGGCGCGTTGGTGCTTGACGTCAAGGTCGGTGACGGGGCGCTGATGGAATCCGAGGCGCAGTGCCGCGAATTGGCCCACACCATGGTCGCGTTGGGCGCCGCGCACGGCGTTCCCACGCGCGCCGTGCTGACGGACATGAACTGCCCGCTGGGCGCGACGGTGGGCAACGCGCTCGAGGTTGCCGAGGCGCTCGAGGTGCTGGCCGGCGGCGGACCGCTCGATGTCGTTGAGCTGACGATTCGGCTGGCCGCCGAGATGCTCGAACTGGCCGGGATCGACGGCCGCGACCCTGGCCAGACGCTGCGCGACGGCAGCGCGATGGACCGATTCCGCCGGCTGGTGGCCGCGCAGGGTGGCGACTTGTCGGTACCGTTGCCAATCGGTTCGCATTCGGAGACCGTGATTGCCGCGCGCAGCGGCACAATGGGAACTATCGACGCTATGGCAGTGGGGCTGGCAGCTTGGCGACTCGGCGCGGGTCGTTCCCGCCCGGGTGGGCAGGTGCAATTCGGCGCCGGCGTCCGGATCCACCGGCGCCCGGGCCAGCCGGTCGCGGCCGGTGAACCGCTGTTCACCCTCTACACCGACACTCCCGAACGCTTCGGCGCCGCGATGGCCGAGCTGGACGGCGGCTGGAGTGTCGGCGACACGGCACCGGCGTCGCGGCCGCTGATTATCGATCGGATTACCCAGTGA
- a CDS encoding adenosine deaminase has protein sequence MTAPLELRQIRQAPKALLHDHLDGGLRPSTVLDIAGQIGYDELPATDADELATWFRTRSHSGSLERYLEPFSHTVAVMQTPDALYRVGYECVEDLAADSVVYAEIRFAPELHIDRGLSFDEIVDAVLEGFAAGEKAAAAAGRPIIVRLLVTAMRHAAMSREIAELAIRFRDKGVVGFDIAGAEAGYPPTRHLDAFEYMRDHNARFTIHAGEAFGLPSIHEAIAFCSADRLGHGVRIVDDIEIVEGGRVELGRLASILRDKRIPLELCPSSNVQTGAVKSIADHPFDLLARARFRVTVNTDNRLMSDTTMSLEMHRLVEAFGYGWSDLERFTINAMKSAFIPFDERLAVIDEVIKPRYAVLIG, from the coding sequence GTGACCGCTCCGTTGGAGTTGCGGCAGATCCGGCAGGCGCCGAAGGCCTTGCTGCACGACCACCTCGACGGGGGGTTGCGCCCGTCGACCGTGCTGGACATCGCCGGCCAGATCGGTTACGACGAACTGCCCGCCACCGACGCCGACGAGCTGGCGACCTGGTTTCGTACCCGTTCGCACAGCGGTTCGCTGGAGCGCTACCTCGAGCCGTTCTCGCACACTGTGGCGGTGATGCAGACGCCCGACGCGTTGTACCGCGTCGGCTACGAGTGCGTGGAAGACCTGGCCGCGGATTCGGTGGTGTACGCCGAGATCCGCTTTGCGCCCGAACTGCACATCGACCGCGGATTGTCCTTCGACGAGATCGTCGACGCCGTGCTGGAGGGTTTTGCCGCCGGCGAGAAGGCCGCCGCCGCGGCCGGACGCCCGATCATCGTGCGCCTGTTGGTTACCGCGATGCGCCACGCCGCGATGTCCCGAGAGATCGCCGAGCTGGCAATCCGGTTCCGGGACAAGGGCGTCGTCGGATTCGACATCGCCGGTGCCGAGGCCGGATACCCGCCGACGCGACACCTGGACGCATTCGAGTACATGCGAGATCACAATGCGCGCTTCACTATTCATGCCGGTGAGGCATTCGGCTTGCCGTCCATTCACGAGGCGATCGCGTTCTGCAGTGCCGACCGGCTTGGCCATGGGGTGCGAATCGTCGACGACATCGAGATCGTCGAGGGGGGCCGCGTGGAGTTGGGCAGGCTGGCATCGATTCTGCGCGACAAGCGAATTCCGCTGGAGTTATGCCCGAGTTCGAATGTGCAGACCGGCGCGGTCAAAAGCATTGCCGACCACCCGTTCGATCTGCTGGCCAGGGCGCGGTTCCGGGTGACCGTCAACACCGACAACCGGCTGATGAGTGACACCACGATGAGCCTCGAAATGCACCGATTGGTAGAGGCTTTCGGCTACGGGTGGAGTGATCTCGAGCGGTTCACCATCAATGCGATGAAGTCGGCGTTCATTCCGTTCGACGAGCGGTTGGCGGTCATCGACGAGGTGATCAAGCCGCGGTACGCGGTGCTGATCGGCTAG
- a CDS encoding cold-shock protein, protein MTQGTVKWFNGEKGFGFIAPDGGAKDVFVHYSEIQSSGFRSLEENQRVEFEITQGAKGPQAVGVTAV, encoded by the coding sequence ATGACACAGGGAACCGTGAAATGGTTCAATGGCGAAAAGGGCTTTGGCTTTATCGCCCCTGACGGCGGGGCAAAGGACGTGTTCGTCCACTATTCTGAGATCCAATCGAGCGGTTTCCGCTCGCTTGAGGAGAATCAACGAGTCGAGTTCGAGATCACCCAGGGGGCTAAAGGTCCTCAGGCGGTGGGAGTGACCGCCGTCTAG
- a CDS encoding STAS domain-containing protein, with amino-acid sequence MSDKSFHSSAPPGDAIFSTPFAKRRNSQLVHWDAHWMGSSVIIVSARGHIDITNAHTLTGYPLAHLMRCRGLILDLARLEFFGAAGFSALHRISVRCAGAGVDWGLVPGAAVSKYMYRGLGRRCVAEALFLRRAQC; translated from the coding sequence ATGTCCGACAAATCGTTTCACTCGTCCGCTCCGCCGGGCGATGCCATCTTCTCGACACCTTTCGCCAAGCGGCGCAACAGTCAATTGGTGCATTGGGACGCTCATTGGATGGGGTCGTCGGTGATCATCGTCAGCGCCCGCGGCCACATCGACATTACGAACGCGCATACCCTGACCGGGTATCCACTCGCCCACCTAATGCGTTGCCGCGGACTGATCCTCGATCTGGCCCGTTTGGAATTCTTTGGTGCCGCGGGCTTCTCGGCGCTGCACAGAATCTCGGTGCGCTGCGCGGGCGCTGGAGTCGACTGGGGGTTGGTTCCGGGTGCCGCGGTATCCAAGTACATGTACCGCGGGCTCGGCCGCCGCTGCGTCGCCGAGGCGCTTTTCCTCAGGCGTGCGCAGTGTTGA